One Tamandua tetradactyla isolate mTamTet1 chromosome 20, mTamTet1.pri, whole genome shotgun sequence DNA segment encodes these proteins:
- the CTXN3 gene encoding cortexin-3, with translation MEGGQPIPSPLVPPGNMSSDSSMSLEQKTTFVFVILLFIFLGILIVRCFRILLDPYRSMPTSTWADGLEGLEKGQFDHALA, from the coding sequence ATGGAAGGAGGACAACCCATCCCTTCACCCCTCGTGCCCCCTGGGAACATGTCCTCAGATTCTAGCATGTCTCTGGAGCAGAAAACCACATTTGTTTTTgtgattttgttgtttattttcttgggaatccTCATTGTCAGGTGCTTCCGGATTCTCCTGGACCCGTATCGGAGCATGCCGACCTCGACCTGGGCCGACGGGCTGGAAGGCCTGGAGAAGGGCCAGTTTGACCACGCTCTCGCATAG